The Diadema setosum chromosome 4, eeDiaSeto1, whole genome shotgun sequence genome window below encodes:
- the LOC140227030 gene encoding uncharacterized protein yields MTNHSTNTTMTTSRTLRQTDFLPTKFSGSRLDYNDCTAHILTFEDYLDAHDIDSDNAGNLTTILKTFKRTLEGQARLWIDKLTFTTYDDLKTAFTRRFSPAKSTFARVTDFNTMTMTDGESVETFLQRLRQTASYIDYGERQIKDRLLAALTPDCRAAILMASPTSTTTPDEIAAKAQLFIDLRTDTTPTKEVTFATQDDVDLLSEEISSLRFKTEQKDSRGRRRNRHSQHNDSDRSTSRSATEDATSGFDLDSLASVTIVTFLAIFGGIVGIG; encoded by the exons ATGACCAATCACAGTACCAATACCACCATGACCACCAGTAGGACCCTCCGACAGACCGACTTTTTACCGACTAAATTTTCTGGCAGCCGACTAGATTACAATGACTGTACTGCCcatattttgacctttgaagaCTATTTAGACGCCCATGACATTGACTCGGACAATGCTGGCAACTTGACGACTATACTTAAGACTTTCAAGCGGACATTAGAGGGACAGGCCAGACTCTGGATAGACAAATTGACTTTCACTACTTATGACGACCTAAAGACAGCTTTCACTAGGCGATTTAGCCCCGCCAAATCGACTTTTGCTAGGGTTACTGACTTTAACACCATGACTATGACTGATGGAGAGAGTGTCGAAACTTTTCTCCAACGACTCAGACAGACTGCCTCCTACATAGACTATGGGGAGAGGCAAATAAAGGACCGTTTACTTGCTGCACTGACCCCCGACTGTCGCGCCGCCATTCTTATGGCATCGCCGACATCAACGACCACCCCTGACGAGATAGCCGCGAAAGCGCAGCTTTTCATAGATCTTAGGACTGACACTACCCCGACAAAAGAGGTGACATTCGCAACCCAAGACGATGTCGACCTCCTAAGTGAGGAAATTTCCTCCCTTAGATTTAAAACCGAACAGAAAGACTCCCGAGGACGAAGACGAAATCGACATTCCCAACACAATGACTCTGACCGCAGTACCAGCCGCAGCGCTA CCGAGGACGCGACCAGCGGTTTCGACCTCGATTCGCTGGCAAGTGTGACTATTGTCACATTCCTGGCCATTTTTGGAGGGATTGTCGGCATAGGTTGA